In the genome of Magnolia sinica isolate HGM2019 chromosome 2, MsV1, whole genome shotgun sequence, one region contains:
- the LOC131232763 gene encoding bifunctional aspartate aminotransferase and glutamate/aspartate-prephenate aminotransferase has product MEALLSGSCSSGISLKSRLGQEGALGVLGSETLGKLSFSSQFQKISLKSWEKRRSLNSLTMQTLIRADGSSDSPRLDVSVSPRVNSLRPSKTMAISDQATALVQAGVPVIRLAAGEPDFDTPTVIAEAGINAIRQGYTRYTPNAGTLELRTAICHKLKEENGLSYSPDQILVSNGAKQCILQAVLAVCSPGDEVIIPAPFWVSYPEMARLADATPVILPTLISDNFLLNPKVLASKITEKSRLLILCSPSNPTGSVYPKKLLEEIADVVAKHPRLLVLSDEIYEHIIYSPATHTSFASLPGMWERSLTVNGFSKAFAMTGWRLGYLAGPKHFVSACGKIQSQSTSGASSISQKAGLAALGLGYAGGEAVATMVKAFQERRDFLVKSFKAIEGVKISEPQGAFYLFLDFSSYYGSEVDGFGPIKDSESLCRYLLDKGQVALVPGDAFGDDKCIRISYAASLSTLQAAVEKIKKAMLLVKPAVPV; this is encoded by the exons ATGGAAGCCCTTCTCTCAGGTTCTTGTTCTTCAGGCATTTCTCTGAAATCTCGTCTCGGCCAAGAAGGAGCACTCGGAGTTTTGGGTTCCGAAACCCTAGGAAAGCTCTCATTCTCCTCTCAGTTCCAGAAAATCTCGCTGAA ATCTTGGGAGAAAAGGCGATCCCTAAACTCACTCACAATGCAAACCCTGATAAGAGCAGATGGGAGCTCTGATTCACCCAGGCTCGATGTCTCTGTGAGTCCAAGGGTCAATTCCCTCAGGCCTTCGAAAACGATGGCCATATCAGACCAGGCGACTGCACTCGTGCAAGCTGGCGTGCCTGTTATACGTCTAGCAGCCGGAGAACCTGATTTTGACACCCCAACTGTAATTGCTGAG GCTGGGATAAATGCCATCCGTCAAGGCTATACAAGGTACACTCCCAATGCAGGCACTTTGGAACTCCGGACAGCAATTTGTCATAAGCTAAAGG AGGAGAATGGGCTCTCATATTCGCCTGACCAGATTCTTGTCAGTAATGGAGCCAAGCAGTGTATCCTGCAAGCGGTGCTTGCAGTTTGTTCACCAGGTGATGAG GTTATAATTCCAGCTCCATTTTGGGTTAGCTACCCAGAAATGGCAAGGTTGGCTGATGCAACGCCTGTAATTCTCCCCACACTCATATCAGATAATTTCCTTCTAAATCCAAAAGTTCTTGCTTCCAAAATAACTGAGAAGTCGAGGCTGCTGATTCTTTGTTCCCCATCCAACCCTACTGGTTCTGTTTATCCCAAGAAGTTGCTCGAGGAGATTGCTGACGTGGTAGCAAAGCATCCCAGGCTTCTG GTATTGTCTGACGAGATATATGAGCACATCATTTATTCACCAGCAACACACACGAGCTTTGCTTCTTTGCCTGGCATGTGGGAGAGATCTTTGACCGTGAATGGGTTTTCTAAG gcttttgcaaTGACTGGTTGGCGACTTGGATATCTTGCTGGTCCTAAACACTTTGTATCAGCATGTGGAAAGATCCAGAGCCAG TCCACATCAGGGGCCAGCAGCATCTCTCAGAAAGCAGGACTTGCAGCTTTAGGACTGGGGTATGCTGGAGGTGAAGCAGTTGCTACCATGGTGAAGGCATTCCAGGAGCGGCGTGATTTCTTGGTGAAAAGCTTTAAAGCAATAGAGGGTGTCAAGATTTCAGAGCCTCAG GGTGCTTTCTATCTATTCCTGGATTTCAGCTCCTACTATGGATCTGAGGTCGATGGGTTTGGGCCTATCAAGGACTCTGAATCGCTTTGCCGCTATCTGCTGGACAAGGGACAG GTTGCGCTCGTGCCTGGAGATGCGTTTGGGGATGATAAGTGCATACGGATATCATATGCGGCATCTCTTTCTACGCTGCAAGCAGCAGTGGAGAAAATCAAGAAAGCCATGCTCCTTGTCAAGCCTGCAGTTCCTGTTTGA
- the LOC131232772 gene encoding uncharacterized protein LOC131232772, with amino-acid sequence MGAEEEQRLETKGGGPVERPRLISESQFLSWKRQKEADSSARKAEVAQKRAEDITAGTIQMNGRELFQHEPSVFDNTRY; translated from the exons ATGGGTGCAGAGGAAGAGCAGCGGCTGGAAACAAAGGGAGGTGGGCCCGTGGAAAGGCCCAGGCTCATATCGGAGTCCCAATTCCTCTCATGGAAGCGCCAGAAG GAAGCCGACTCATCTGCTAGAAAGGCAGAAGTGGCACAGAAACGTGCCGAAGATATAACGGCAGGAACAATACAAATGAATGGTCGTGAACTTTTCCAGCACGAGCCTTCGGTATTTGATAATACCCGCTACTAA